One stretch of Pandoraea oxalativorans DNA includes these proteins:
- a CDS encoding XdhC family protein yields MDGIDAEVLDAIARWQSQGDDVLLATVARTWGSAPRPVGAMMALTARGRVAGSVSGGCIEDDLLAKVARGFRPGLRPHVQTYGLSADEAHRFGLPCGGTLELVIECVTPRSALDAMRSAIAAGRLGVRELDLRTGQARVRGVGQPAAFAYTPTRLSVPFGPRWRIIVIGDGQLTQHLVHMALPLGYQIVICDPRDIHDHRDAAHETSPHVTRTKEMPDDLIVRLRPDGNTAIVALTHDPKLDDMALLEALKSEAFYVGAIGSHRNQASRRERLAMFDLSTAQIERLHGPVGLPLGSRTPPEIALAILAQMTALRNGLRAGVDVSSSSSGLAASRRRTPTMHAA; encoded by the coding sequence ATGGACGGGATCGATGCCGAGGTGCTGGACGCCATCGCGCGCTGGCAGTCGCAGGGCGACGACGTGTTGCTCGCGACCGTCGCCCGCACGTGGGGCTCCGCACCGCGGCCGGTCGGCGCGATGATGGCGCTCACCGCGCGCGGACGCGTCGCCGGATCGGTCTCGGGCGGCTGCATCGAGGACGATCTGCTCGCGAAGGTCGCACGAGGCTTTCGTCCGGGATTGCGTCCCCATGTGCAGACGTACGGCCTCAGTGCCGACGAAGCGCACCGGTTCGGTCTGCCGTGCGGTGGCACGCTGGAACTCGTCATCGAATGCGTCACGCCGCGTAGCGCACTCGACGCGATGCGCTCGGCCATCGCGGCCGGACGTCTCGGAGTTCGCGAACTCGATCTGCGCACCGGACAGGCGCGCGTGCGCGGCGTCGGTCAACCGGCGGCGTTCGCCTATACGCCGACGCGGCTGTCGGTCCCGTTCGGGCCGCGCTGGCGAATCATCGTGATCGGCGACGGACAACTCACGCAGCATCTCGTGCACATGGCGTTGCCGCTGGGCTACCAGATCGTGATCTGCGACCCGCGCGACATTCACGATCATCGCGACGCCGCGCACGAGACGTCTCCTCACGTCACGCGCACGAAGGAGATGCCGGACGATCTCATCGTGCGCCTGCGTCCCGATGGAAATACGGCGATCGTGGCCCTCACGCACGATCCCAAACTCGACGACATGGCGCTGCTCGAAGCGCTGAAGTCCGAGGCGTTCTATGTCGGTGCGATCGGCTCGCATCGCAATCAGGCCTCGCGCCGCGAGCGGCTGGCGATGTTCGATCTGAGCACCGCGCAAATCGAACGATTGCATGGGCCTGTCGGCTTGCCGCTCGGCTCGCGCACGCCGCCCGAGATTGCGCTGGCGATTCTGGCGCAGATGACGGCGTTACGTAATGGTCTCCGGGCGGGTGTCGACGTGTCGTCATCGTCGTCCGGACTTGCGGCATCGAGGCGGAGAACACCGACCATGCACGCCGCCTGA